The Treponema sp. Marseille-Q3903 genomic interval AAGAGCAAAAAAAATTGATAATTGGAGCTTCTGAAGAAGGTTCTCATGAAGGAGATCCGGAAGCATCTGAAATAGAAGCTCTTGTCCAAGAGCGCACGCAAGCCAAAAAAGAAAAAAACTTTGCCAGAGCTGATGAAATACGTAACCTGCTGAAAGATAAAGGTGTTTTAATAATAGATACTCCACAAGGTTCTGCATGGAAAAGAGTTTGATTTAGGAAAAATAATTTGAAAAATGGAAAAATGGAAGAAAGAAAAAAGCGCAGTCCGAATTGTAATCATTTTGATATAAGCGCTGTAACTTTTGGGAAATACAAGTGTTTGATGATATAGAGACAAATCAAAATGGAGATAATGCACCGCTCAATGCAGGGAATCCGCTTGACTTTAAGAAAATTTACGACGCATCTATGATGATGCTCTTTAAGGTTGCTCTCAGAATTGTAAACGATGAGGAAGCTGCCGAAGATATGGCACACGATTCATTGATAAAGGCAAATGAAAAAGCGATTGTTTTTCCCTCTATCAATGATGCAAAGTATTGGCTTATCCGTGTTGTAAAAAATGCGTCTATAAATTATGTAAAACGTAAAGAACGCGAGCGTAAAGCGTATGAAAAAGTTCTTTATGAAAATCATAGAAAATCGGAATCTGGGGAAACTGATTTATTAAAACAGGAGTCTATTGACAAAGCAAAAGATGCTTTGAAAAGGCTGCCCAAAAAGTTGCAGGATGTGCTTTTGCTAAGAGAATACGCAGACCTTAACTATAAGGAGATCGGCAAAGTGCTTGGAATTACCGAAGGTAATGTCAAGGTTAGAATTTTTAGAGCTAGAGAACAGCTTGTTAAAATTATAGGAGAAGACAATGTCTTTTTGCCCGAGTAAAGATATTCATTCGCTTTATGTTGATGGTGAACTGCCTGAAAAATTTAAGACAGAATATGAACGTCATTTAGCTAATTGTGAAAAATGTCAGCGAGAACTTGCAAAGGTTCGCACAATCCATTCGGCATTAAATTCCGACGCAGATACTATTAAGCTCGATGAAAAATTCATGGAAGACAGTTTTCAGCGCCTTAAAATAAAGATGGTTTATAGCAAAAATACACAATTGCTTAAGGCAAATCCTAAATACAAGTCTATCGGATATGTCGCCGGAATCGCTGCCGCTGCTGTTGTTGCCCTTATTGTTCCTGTACGCACCAATTCTGCAAAAAATTCTGAGAGAAGCATAATTTCACTTCCTACTACGAACGGTATGACTGTTTCTACAAATAATATTAACTTTAGCAGTGGAAGAAGTGATGTTGTTTCTGGTAATATAAGTGAAGCATCTATGTCTCCTACAAGCCGAGTTCAGACTACAACTTTTGCAAACAATGTGAGCAACGTTGATCTTCTAAGACCTGACTTTAGAGATAATGCAATTTCTATAATAATTACAGTTCCGGAGATAAACGATATTCCTATGACTAAGGAAATCAAAGTCCCTGTCGCTGTATCAGGTAGATATTAGTGAATTTTTCTGGAAAATTTAGTTATTTCTTCAGGCGATATCCGGTTTTGCGGCTGTTTATCGCTATATTTATTGCAGTTTTAATTGTCGGTTCCATATTTCTCGTTAATTACAAAACTCTTCTCGCTCCTGAAATCGAATCTATAATTCCGCCTGTAGGTTCGCCCGGAGATGTAGTTTTAATTCGTGGAAAAAACTTTGGCGATATACGTGATATGAGCTACGTTGAAATTGCAGGGACAAAACTCACTTCCAGTTCTTATATCTCGTGGAGCGATAACACAATTAAAATTGTTCTTCCTGCAGATTTGCATGATGGGCTTGTCTTTGTTGGTAATAGAAAACTTCGTTCAAAACCTGCGCTTTTTGCAAATGAAGTCGATATTCCAGTACCAGTTCCGACAGTGCAGCATGTCACAAAGCCTGTCATCACAGAGCTCTCTGCCGAAAAGGTTTATGTTGGAGATATCCTTACGATAAGCGGAAACAATTTCGGCGAAAATAGAAATGATTCTAAAGTTTTGTTCACGATAGATTATAACAACAAAATAAAAGATGCGGATTATGTAAACGTAAATATGCTGTCAGAAAACATGATAGCTGCAAATGAAGATGATTTTGATTATGTTTCGTGGTCGAACACAGAGATTAAAGTGTACGTCCCTGATGGAGCTAAAACCGGAGTCATAATTGTAGATAACGGTAAAGAAAAATCCGAACCGAAAGATATTACAATCAACAATGATGCAGGGGAAAAAGAATACACAAATAAAAAAATCTATCTTATTCAGTATTCGGCAGATATTGCAGATGTCGTTTCTGACGGGACTGCAACAATTACTCTGCGTTGTCCAATTCCATATAAAACAGCAGCTCAGCCGGATGTAGAGAATACAGAAAATTCACCGGAACCTGTTTTGCTTAATTACCACAACAATCTAATTCATCAGATTTCAGGGATTAAGAACGGTTCTCCAAAAAGCGTATTTACACAGACATTCGTCATCACTGTTTTTGAAATTCACTCACAAGTCAATCATATTAAAATCGGCAATTATAAAAACGTAAATAAAAGTATGCTTTCTGTCGCTTTGCGCCCGGATTCTCTTGTCCATTCTGATAATGTTGAAATCATAAACCTTGCAAAGGAAATTGCAGGAAAAGAAAAAAATCAATATAAGGTTGCGCGAGAGATTTACAACTACATGTGTAAGAATTTTTCGGTTGTGAATAAAAATCGCAAAAACGGATCAGATCCTGTTGAGCTTCTTAAACTTAAAAAAGGCGATGCTTACGATTTTGCTGTAATTTATACTGCTCTGCTAAGAGCTGTGGGAATTCCGGCTTTGACAGACGGCGGAATTTTAATTTCACAAGACATGCAGACGCAAGCACACTGGTGGTGTGAATTTTATGTAGACAAAGTCGGCTGGATTCCCGTTGACCCAGCTTTGGGTGCCGGTTTGGAATATAAAAAATGGGCAGACAGCGGAATTGAAAATGACATGGAATTTTATTTTGGGAATATGGATTCTCATCACATTATTTTTTCACGAGGTTGGAACCAGCTCAAACCGTTCAGTGCAGACAACAAAATTGTTCAGCAACCGAGAAGTTTTGCACTGCAATCGATTTGGGAAGAGGCAAATGCAACTACAAAAAAATACAGCAGTT includes:
- a CDS encoding RNA polymerase sigma factor, with amino-acid sequence MFDDIETNQNGDNAPLNAGNPLDFKKIYDASMMMLFKVALRIVNDEEAAEDMAHDSLIKANEKAIVFPSINDAKYWLIRVVKNASINYVKRKERERKAYEKVLYENHRKSESGETDLLKQESIDKAKDALKRLPKKLQDVLLLREYADLNYKEIGKVLGITEGNVKVRIFRAREQLVKIIGEDNVFLPE
- a CDS encoding anti-sigma factor, whose protein sequence is MSFCPSKDIHSLYVDGELPEKFKTEYERHLANCEKCQRELAKVRTIHSALNSDADTIKLDEKFMEDSFQRLKIKMVYSKNTQLLKANPKYKSIGYVAGIAAAAVVALIVPVRTNSAKNSERSIISLPTTNGMTVSTNNINFSSGRSDVVSGNISEASMSPTSRVQTTTFANNVSNVDLLRPDFRDNAISIIITVPEINDIPMTKEIKVPVAVSGRY
- a CDS encoding transglutaminase domain-containing protein → MRLFIAIFIAVLIVGSIFLVNYKTLLAPEIESIIPPVGSPGDVVLIRGKNFGDIRDMSYVEIAGTKLTSSSYISWSDNTIKIVLPADLHDGLVFVGNRKLRSKPALFANEVDIPVPVPTVQHVTKPVITELSAEKVYVGDILTISGNNFGENRNDSKVLFTIDYNNKIKDADYVNVNMLSENMIAANEDDFDYVSWSNTEIKVYVPDGAKTGVIIVDNGKEKSEPKDITINNDAGEKEYTNKKIYLIQYSADIADVVSDGTATITLRCPIPYKTAAQPDVENTENSPEPVLLNYHNNLIHQISGIKNGSPKSVFTQTFVITVFEIHSQVNHIKIGNYKNVNKSMLSVALRPDSLVHSDNVEIINLAKEIAGKEKNQYKVAREIYNYMCKNFSVVNKNRKNGSDPVELLKLKKGDAYDFAVIYTALLRAVGIPALTDGGILISQDMQTQAHWWCEFYVDKVGWIPVDPALGAGLEYKKWADSGIENDMEFYFGNMDSHHIIFSRGWNQLKPFSADNKIVQQPRSFALQSIWEEANATTKKYSSYWSIPVVKGVY